Proteins encoded together in one Leptospira semungkisensis window:
- the thiS gene encoding sulfur carrier protein ThiS has protein sequence MKVNGRDLLLDELSSPSVFALLEALRLKPETVAIQKNGEILKRDTWSGIILNQEDKIEILKFVGGG, from the coding sequence ATGAAAGTGAATGGAAGAGACCTTTTGCTAGACGAACTTTCTTCTCCCAGCGTATTTGCACTTTTGGAAGCCTTGCGCTTAAAGCCGGAAACAGTCGCCATTCAAAAGAATGGAGAGATCCTAAAACGTGATACATGGTCGGGTATTATTCTAAACCAAGAAGATAAAATAGAAATCCTAAAATTCGTGGGCGGGGGCTAA
- a CDS encoding 16S rRNA (uracil(1498)-N(3))-methyltransferase, with product MSLEEIVFFRPGFVPSPELKLEGEEISHLKAFRVYSEEKIVILKDGSGASAYYSVPSSSKSGSLVRTEKKERPKRVSAIATAIPKGNRLEWLIQKGTELGITRFIFLVFAHSDRKDLNPERLLKVAAEACSQSNQDFLPEILGPYTLQKFVESSSDPKEELLLLDPRSEIRIDPKNIENKTILIGPEGGFRSEELDFLKKYSVPGVNLGESILRIETAGIFAASLFRLGNLD from the coding sequence ATGTCTCTGGAAGAGATTGTATTCTTTCGACCAGGCTTTGTTCCTTCTCCCGAGCTTAAGCTTGAAGGAGAAGAGATCTCTCACTTAAAAGCCTTCCGTGTCTACTCCGAAGAAAAGATTGTGATCCTCAAAGATGGATCCGGAGCAAGTGCTTATTATTCTGTTCCAAGCTCTTCCAAGTCAGGTTCTCTTGTCAGAACGGAGAAGAAGGAAAGACCGAAGCGAGTCTCTGCGATTGCAACGGCTATTCCGAAAGGCAATCGATTGGAATGGTTGATCCAAAAAGGAACAGAGCTTGGGATCACTCGATTTATATTTTTAGTCTTTGCTCACTCCGATAGAAAAGATTTAAATCCGGAAAGGCTTTTGAAAGTTGCAGCAGAAGCTTGCTCTCAATCCAATCAGGATTTTCTACCAGAGATCTTAGGTCCTTATACTCTTCAGAAATTTGTGGAGTCTTCTTCCGATCCGAAAGAAGAACTACTTTTATTGGATCCTAGATCCGAGATTCGAATCGACCCGAAGAATATCGAGAACAAGACCATACTGATCGGGCCAGAAGGTGGCTTTCGTTCAGAAGAATTAGATTTTTTGAAGAAGTACTCTGTGCCTGGAGTGAATCTAGGAGAGTCTATTTTGAGAATAGAAACCGCAGGAATTTTTGCGGCTTCTTTATTTCGATTGGGAAACTTAGACTAA
- a CDS encoding outer membrane lipoprotein-sorting protein — protein sequence MVFPILLGGEISYAQAPEKARVAQELVARLDQALLKSDGLVKANLILIKRTGDSWTWDMSVFRKGEDSLSLFESKGRGLEYKILFKEDGELIYAFNALSRKIFRKNDEEKYENHLNTGFSFVDLAGTSYQANYNPVVQSDLDVGGKKMKRVALRPIVPYFYSKLILLLEPDTLRPVRLDFHDKDGILYKTMNIKYGPVKVKAKQKVGKEDLASRLEMLDLNTGAISVLEYVEVDRDVKPDPSLFELDNLNRL from the coding sequence CTGGTCTTTCCGATCCTACTTGGTGGGGAGATCTCCTATGCGCAGGCTCCTGAAAAGGCGAGGGTCGCTCAGGAATTGGTCGCTCGACTAGACCAAGCCTTACTCAAGTCGGATGGTCTAGTAAAGGCAAATCTAATTCTGATCAAGAGAACTGGTGATTCTTGGACCTGGGACATGAGTGTGTTTCGAAAGGGAGAAGATTCACTTTCCCTTTTCGAAAGTAAAGGACGCGGTCTAGAATATAAGATTTTATTCAAAGAGGATGGAGAGTTGATCTACGCATTCAACGCTCTTTCCAGAAAGATCTTTCGAAAGAACGACGAAGAGAAATACGAAAACCATCTGAATACAGGTTTTAGTTTTGTGGATCTCGCGGGAACTTCCTACCAAGCAAATTATAATCCAGTAGTGCAAAGTGATCTAGACGTTGGCGGAAAGAAGATGAAGAGAGTCGCTCTTCGTCCGATCGTGCCTTATTTTTATTCCAAGCTGATCCTTCTCTTGGAACCGGATACTCTTAGGCCAGTGCGTTTGGACTTTCATGATAAGGATGGGATCCTTTACAAGACCATGAACATTAAATATGGTCCGGTGAAAGTGAAGGCAAAGCAAAAGGTAGGCAAAGAAGATCTGGCGAGTCGTCTCGAAATGTTGGATCTGAACACAGGTGCAATCAGCGTATTAGAATACGTAGAAGTGGACCGAGATGTAAAACCGGATCCTTCTCTCTTCGAATTGGATAATCTAAACCGACTCTAA
- the guaB gene encoding IMP dehydrogenase: protein MSNQSYRDSQFLDGLSGEELFSMQIGLTYRDFLVLPGFIDFNPSEVELETRFTKNIKLKRPFVSSPMDTVTESSMAIAQALMGGIGIIHYNNTIDQQVSEVSKVKRFENGFISDPVVLGPKNTLHDLDHIKETQGFTGIPITQDGTRHSKLIGIVTNRDIDFERDRSIPVERVMTTEVITGKAGITLKEANDIIKKEKIGKLPILDKDGKLVSLVSRSDLKKNKDFPDSSKDENKRLRCGAAVSTLPESRERVAALYEAGVDVIIIDSAQGNSIYQIEMLQFIKANFKNLEVVGGNVVTRGQAENLIRAGADGLRIGMGPGSICITQDTMAVGRAQATAVYQTAAHAAKYDVPVIADGGISNIGDIANALAIGASACMMGFMFAGTSEAPGEYFYENGIRLKKYRGMASIEAMKAGGDKRYFNEGQKVKVAQGVSGSVVDRGSILNFIPYLSLGLRLSFQDMGFRTVQDLHKGLREGKLRFERRSESAQAQGSVHSLYSYSAPSLRAE from the coding sequence ATGTCAAACCAATCTTACCGAGACTCCCAATTTTTAGACGGCCTATCCGGCGAAGAACTCTTCAGCATGCAAATCGGGCTTACTTATCGGGACTTTTTAGTCCTGCCCGGTTTTATCGACTTCAATCCATCCGAAGTCGAGTTAGAAACTAGATTCACAAAGAACATAAAACTCAAACGACCTTTCGTTAGTTCTCCTATGGACACTGTAACTGAGTCTTCGATGGCGATCGCACAAGCCCTTATGGGAGGGATTGGGATCATCCATTACAATAATACGATCGACCAGCAAGTATCCGAAGTAAGCAAGGTGAAACGCTTCGAGAACGGATTCATCTCCGATCCGGTAGTGCTCGGACCTAAAAACACTCTGCACGATCTGGACCATATCAAAGAGACCCAAGGTTTTACCGGAATTCCTATCACTCAAGATGGAACAAGACATTCTAAGCTGATCGGGATCGTTACTAATAGGGACATCGACTTTGAAAGAGATAGATCCATCCCTGTAGAGAGAGTAATGACTACTGAAGTGATAACTGGCAAAGCAGGGATCACTCTCAAAGAAGCAAACGACATCATTAAGAAAGAAAAAATCGGAAAACTACCTATCCTAGACAAGGACGGAAAATTGGTCTCCTTGGTGAGCCGCTCCGATCTAAAAAAGAATAAGGACTTTCCGGATTCCTCCAAAGACGAAAACAAAAGACTGAGATGCGGTGCTGCAGTTTCTACTCTTCCGGAATCCAGAGAACGGGTCGCCGCACTCTACGAAGCCGGAGTAGACGTGATCATCATCGACTCTGCACAGGGGAACTCCATTTACCAGATCGAGATGCTTCAATTCATCAAGGCCAATTTCAAAAATCTTGAAGTTGTCGGAGGGAATGTAGTCACCCGAGGTCAAGCGGAGAATTTGATCCGCGCCGGAGCCGATGGGCTCAGGATCGGAATGGGACCAGGATCCATTTGTATTACCCAAGATACCATGGCTGTCGGAAGAGCGCAAGCTACCGCGGTCTACCAAACTGCCGCTCACGCAGCGAAATATGACGTTCCTGTTATCGCAGATGGTGGAATTTCTAATATTGGGGACATCGCAAATGCTTTGGCAATCGGAGCATCGGCCTGTATGATGGGATTTATGTTTGCCGGAACTTCTGAGGCGCCTGGCGAGTATTTTTATGAGAATGGAATTCGTCTCAAGAAGTATAGAGGAATGGCGAGCATTGAAGCCATGAAGGCCGGCGGAGATAAGAGATATTTCAACGAAGGCCAAAAAGTGAAAGTGGCCCAAGGGGTAAGCGGTTCCGTTGTGGATCGCGGTTCCATCTTGAATTTTATTCCTTATTTGAGCCTGGGCCTAAGACTATCCTTCCAAGACATGGGGTTTAGGACGGTCCAAGACTTGCATAAGGGACTGAGAGAAGGTAAACTTCGCTTCGAAAGAAGAAGTGAATCTGCTCAGGCCCAAGGTTCCGTTCATAGCCTTTACTCTTACAGTGCGCCGAGTCTAAGAGCAGAATAA
- a CDS encoding DUF1577 domain-containing protein has protein sequence MEKVQRKQRDKEFITEEGKKLHLIGKFLLKTELLVRDTDGHDSVQLLSVSKDATKILVQGRMSEQFKLGSHIVLYKLLARYVELECEVMEERPNNQFVMNVDAVSIASRERKFARIKPPDGSVWITNLRTSRTTIDANLFNIPTSVKVNFADTERTLKPKYDIIKIDVFNSIGDKFDLVKKTGKILFIPNTQKPESYKSSDPSGFIDYEHELGDEDDVRKKIIEYANQKIKSELIVPVIYINHDEQAIPIGYVHAQNRTREIDLSEVMEIKTLTFDMVDRIRESNTILVKERFPVLDLSTGGLRVKINHPDLNSEIPRRKGFTFDIFFKMQSPITAYGVVRSVAKDMDGNLYIGLSLEGNSARPGEKKRFIDNVNRLLADAGAKVNPN, from the coding sequence ATGGAAAAGGTTCAAAGGAAGCAAAGAGACAAAGAGTTCATTACTGAAGAGGGAAAAAAACTCCATCTCATTGGAAAATTTCTTCTAAAAACCGAGCTACTCGTAAGGGACACGGACGGTCACGATTCCGTGCAATTGCTTTCCGTCAGCAAAGACGCGACCAAGATCCTAGTCCAAGGTCGAATGTCAGAACAATTTAAGCTCGGTTCCCATATTGTTTTATACAAACTGCTCGCGAGATACGTCGAACTAGAATGCGAGGTCATGGAAGAGAGACCGAATAATCAGTTTGTTATGAACGTAGACGCGGTTTCTATCGCGAGCAGAGAGAGAAAATTTGCCAGAATCAAGCCTCCAGATGGAAGTGTCTGGATCACCAATCTACGAACTAGTAGAACTACGATCGATGCAAATCTGTTCAATATTCCTACATCCGTAAAAGTGAATTTTGCGGACACAGAAAGAACCCTAAAACCAAAGTACGATATCATCAAAATAGACGTATTCAATTCCATAGGGGATAAATTCGATCTGGTAAAGAAGACAGGAAAAATATTATTTATTCCTAATACTCAAAAACCAGAAAGCTATAAGTCTTCTGATCCGAGCGGCTTCATAGATTACGAACACGAGCTAGGCGACGAGGACGATGTTCGCAAGAAGATCATAGAATACGCCAATCAAAAGATCAAATCCGAGCTAATCGTTCCTGTTATTTATATCAATCATGATGAGCAAGCGATCCCTATCGGATATGTACATGCTCAGAATAGAACAAGAGAGATCGACTTAAGTGAAGTGATGGAGATCAAGACTCTTACCTTCGATATGGTGGATCGGATTAGAGAATCCAATACCATTCTAGTGAAAGAAAGATTTCCTGTTTTAGATCTTTCTACCGGCGGCCTTAGAGTAAAGATCAATCATCCGGATCTAAATAGCGAGATCCCAAGACGAAAAGGATTCACCTTCGATATCTTCTTCAAGATGCAATCTCCGATTACCGCATACGGAGTGGTCCGATCTGTAGCAAAAGATATGGATGGAAATTTATACATCGGATTGTCCTTGGAAGGAAACTCTGCAAGACCGGGAGAGAAGAAGAGATTCATCGACAATGTGAACAGACTCTTAGCGGATGCCGGCGCGAAAGTAAATCCGAATTGA
- a CDS encoding EAL domain-containing protein, translating into MNEGRSSWSASKWREWFSEGETIPYFQPILSVEKDSIFGYEALGRFLDKSGQVHSLGPFFLSDIPHSLSLSEREEFIALKLEIDRSIRKKAVEKISKTQSIDPKAKLFLNISPSFMQDYLVSRSDEDPFTLQIVKNSGMDPKRIVIEMVEEHFAGEIEQLKPLINLYKRSGFLVAIDDLGSKSSNLDRIGALHPDIIKVDLGLIRSSVASRNFQEILFTLSRLAESLGCSLLFEGIETETELYNALTYGARFLQGFYFAEPSPDLMDINGLSIRFSQLHELFFNYKKYQLLRRIKKERELEDRLESSGIEVLSNGEEKVTITLRNSYLLEKSVFRMYVTNNEGRQLSPNYSAISESGMLEDDSFVGRNWSWRPYFLEQFYKNAKDTSGNWFASNPYYDLESNLLLVTYSKRLQEGNVIFVDVRMWDFP; encoded by the coding sequence ATGAATGAAGGAAGAAGTTCTTGGAGCGCATCCAAATGGAGAGAATGGTTTTCTGAAGGAGAAACCATCCCTTACTTCCAGCCCATTCTTTCGGTCGAAAAAGATTCTATCTTCGGTTACGAAGCTCTTGGTCGTTTCTTAGACAAGAGCGGTCAAGTACACAGCCTCGGTCCCTTCTTCTTATCCGATATTCCTCACTCACTTTCTTTGTCAGAACGAGAAGAGTTCATAGCATTAAAACTAGAGATAGACAGAAGTATCAGAAAGAAAGCCGTAGAAAAGATCAGTAAGACACAGAGCATTGATCCTAAGGCAAAACTTTTTCTAAATATCTCTCCTTCCTTCATGCAAGACTATCTTGTTTCAAGATCGGATGAGGATCCGTTCACTCTTCAGATCGTAAAGAATTCAGGTATGGATCCTAAGAGGATCGTGATTGAAATGGTGGAGGAGCATTTTGCCGGAGAAATAGAGCAGCTCAAACCTTTGATCAATCTATATAAGAGATCCGGGTTTCTAGTCGCGATTGACGATCTGGGTTCTAAGTCCTCCAACCTGGATCGGATTGGTGCTTTGCATCCCGATATTATCAAAGTGGACTTAGGACTGATTCGTAGCTCTGTTGCCTCCAGAAATTTCCAAGAGATTCTATTTACTCTTTCCAGATTGGCGGAAAGCCTGGGCTGTTCTCTTCTCTTTGAGGGAATAGAGACGGAAACGGAGCTATACAATGCTCTTACTTACGGAGCAAGATTCTTGCAAGGGTTCTATTTTGCGGAGCCAAGCCCGGATTTAATGGATATCAACGGCCTAAGTATTCGTTTCTCCCAATTACATGAGCTATTCTTTAATTATAAAAAGTATCAGTTGCTAAGAAGGATCAAAAAGGAAAGGGAGCTTGAGGACAGACTCGAGTCTTCCGGAATAGAAGTGCTCTCTAATGGAGAGGAGAAGGTCACAATCACTTTAAGAAATTCTTATCTTCTTGAAAAATCCGTCTTTAGAATGTACGTCACAAATAATGAAGGAAGACAACTTTCTCCTAATTATTCCGCGATCTCAGAATCAGGAATGCTCGAAGACGATAGCTTTGTAGGAAGGAACTGGAGTTGGAGGCCTTATTTCCTGGAACAGTTCTATAAGAATGCAAAAGATACTTCCGGAAATTGGTTTGCTAGCAACCCGTACTACGATCTGGAAAGCAATCTGCTTTTAGTTACTTATTCTAAACGATTGCAAGAAGGAAATGTAATCTTTGTAGATGTAAGAATGTGGGACTTCCCGTAA